The DNA window CGAGCTCGCCGCCGAGTCCCGGGCCTCCACCTTCCACCCGCCGACCCTGGAGATGCTCGACGAGCTCGGGGTCGGCGCGGAACTGCAGGCGCTCGGGCTGGTCTCGCCGACCTTCGCCTACCGTGACCGGCGGGCCGGGCTGGTCGCGATGCTGGACCTCGCGGTGCTCGCCGGGGACACCCGTTACCCCTACCGGGTGCAGTGCGAGCAGTCCAAGCTCACCCCGATCCTGCTCGGCCACCTCCTGCGCCTTCCGCAGACCGAGATCCGGTACGGCTGGCCGGTCGCCGAGCTGATCATGAATCTGGACGGTGTGGTCGCCATCAGCGCGGACGGCCGGACGGCCGAGGGCGACTGGCTGATCGGCGCGGACGGCGCCCACTCGGCGGTCCGCAAGGCCACCGGCGTGACGTTCGACGGCATCACGTACCCGGAACGGTTCCTCGTCGCCTCGGTCGACGAGGAGCTCACCGGCTGGCTCGACGACCTGGCCGCGGTCAACTACGTCTTCGACCCGGTCGAGTGGTGCGTGCTGCTGCGCACCCCGGACCACTGGCGGGTGCTGCTGCCCACGCCCGTCGACACACCCGACGACGAGGAGCACGCCCGCCTCGACAGCAGGCTGCGCGGTGTCGTCGATCCGGGCCGGCCGTGGCGGATCGCGCACGCCAGCATGTACCGGGTCCACCAGCGGGTCGCCACGTCCTTCCGGACCGGCCGGGTGCTGCTCGCCGGCGACGCCGCGCACGTGAACAACCCGCTCGGCGGGCTCGGCATGAACTCCGGCATCCACGACGCGATCGCCTACGCTTCCGCGATCGCCACCGGTGACGACGCCGCGATCTGGGACACGGCGGCCGGCCGCCGCCGGATCGCCCTGGAATACGTGCAGAGCGTCTCGCACCAGAACTACGAGCGCCTGCGCGCCACCGACCCGGACGCCCGCGCCGCCCACCTGGACTCGCTGCGCGCCATCGCCGCCGACCCGGCCAAGGCCCGCGCCGCCCTGCTCCGCAGTTCCATGATCGCCTCCCTGCGCCCGGTGGCCGCATGATCGCCTCGCTTCGACGGGAGAACCCCGCACGTTTCTCCGAGATCGTCGGAACCGTGCCGGTGTCCTCGCCGGACGCCGTGGACGAGGTCGTGCGCTGGGCCGACGCGGAACAGCGTGCCTGGGCCGCCCGGCCGCTCACCGATCGGCTCGCCGCGCTGACCCGCGCCGCGGCGGCGATCGAGGACGCGATCGAGGAGCTGGCCCCGCTGCTGGCCCGCGAGTCCGGCAAGGTGGTCGGCGACTGCCGCGGTGAGCTGGGCTTCGCGGTCCGCTATCTGCGATGGGTGGTCCAGCACGCCCCCGAGGTGTACGGGGACCGCGAACTCGACGACGACCTGGGCCGGCTCGTGGAGCGGCGCAGACCGTTCGGCGTCGTCGCCGCGGTCACACCGTGGAACGCCCCGGTCATCCTCGCCATGCTGAAGATCGCGCCGGCCCTGGCCGCCGGCAACGCGATCGTGGTCAAGCCGTCGCCGCTGGCGCCGCTCACCGTCGACCGGGTGATCGCCCTCTTCGACGCGCCGATCCATGCCGTCCACGGTGGTGCGGAGACCGGGGCGGCGCTGGTCGGGCACGAGCTGGTCCGCAAGGTGGCGTTCACCGGCGGGACGGCCGGCGGGCGGGCGGTCGCGGCACTCGCCGGCGACCGGCTCACCCCGACCGTGATGGAGCTCGGCGGCAACGATCCGGCCGTCCTGCTCGACGACGCGTCCTTCGACGACGACGCCATGGACCGGCTGGTCATGGCGAGCTTCGCCACCAGCGGGCAGGTGTGCATGGCGGCGAAACGGCTCTACGTGCCGCAGTCACGTCTCGCGGCGTTCGTCGACGCGTACACCCGCGCCGCGGACCGGGTCCTGACGACCGGCGACCCCCTCGCCCCCGGCGTCACGATGGGCCCGGTGATCTCCGCCGCCGCGCAGCGTGCCGCGCAGGCGCTGACCCCGCCCGGCGCGATCCCGCTCGGCCGCTTCGAGGCGGACCCGGCCACCGGCTACTTCGTACGTCCCACGCTTGTCGCCGCCCCCGATCCGGACGCGCCGCTGGTCATCGAGGAGCAGTTCGCCCCGGTCGTGCCGGTCCTCGGCTACCCCGACGAGAAGACCGTGCTGACCTGGGCGAACGCCGGCGAGCTCGGCCTCGGCGCCTCGGTGTGGAGCGCCGACGAGGAGCAAGCGTTCGCGTTCGCCCGCCGGTTCGAGGCAGGCTTCACGTTCGTCAACACCCACAACCGCACCGGGATGAGCCTGCGCGCCCCGTTCGGCGGCGTGAAGCGGTCCGGCTGGGGCCGCGAGTACGCGCACGAGGGCCTCACCGAGTACGTCCAGACCTGCGTCATCCACGCCCCCGCCGCGTTCCGCCCGGGCACCGCCACACCCCCGGGCGGCCCCTCCGCCTACCCCACCGGGTGAGCCCCGGCCCACCGGGTGATGCCCGGCCTGCCCGCTGCGGCCGGCCCGCACCCGGTGATGCCCGACCCACCCGCTGCGGCCGGCCCCACCGGGTGATCAGACCCCGCGGACCGGGACCGGGTGTCCGGCGCCGGTGAGAGGGCGGCCGCCACACCCGCCCGGTCCGCGGCCCACCGTGCCGGCAACGCCCGTTCTCGTTGATCAATTGCCGCCACTGCCGGGCACCACTGGCTTTTGCAAGATCCGCGAACCCGAGCACCGCAGAACTCCACCCGCGGGCGCACCCCCGCCCGTGCGCCCGGGCGTGCCGTCAGCCGATCTCGTCGAGCTCGGCGGCGGCCGCCAGCAGCGTGCTCCGGAAGTTGGCCTCGTCGGTGGTGTTCTGAGCCTTCCGGTAATCCATGGTGAGGACCACATCACCCTGCGCCACTAGAACCGTGATGCCCCGGTTGACGAGCGCTCCGGTCGAGTCGGTGCGCTCGTAGAGCAGACCGACCGAGGCGTCACCCAGCGCGGAAGATCCTCGTCATCCGCTCACGGCAACGACGCACCACCGGCGGGAAGGGGCGAAATCGCAGGCCGTACCCCTCAGGGCTGGGTGTAGTCAATGACGGCGCGTGAGGTGAGCAGCGGGCGCAACCACGCGCCCAGCTCCTGATGTGCCGGGTGCGCCTGATATGCCCGCAGATCCGCCTCGTCGTGGTGGGTTGTGCGCAGATGCAGATCCCAGGAGACCTCGGTGTGCAGCTCGTCGAGATCTGCCCGTAGCGAGCGGATCTCGGGAACGACACCGGCCAGCTCTTCCAAACGCACCTTGGCCTTGGCAGCATCGGCGCCATCGGCAAACCTCATCAGCACGACGTGCACCAACAAGTCGACCCCCTGAATATCTTCACCATCAAGAAACCCCTGTTGCGAACGGGGCTCCCGAGTGTAGTTTTGGGAAACGCCGTTTCGCTAGGGGGAACCGGATGCCCGGTGTTGTTCGCGTCGCCGCAGCCCAGATCGAAGCCGGTCAGGACGTCGCTGCCAATCTGGCCGCCTGCCTGCGCGTCATCGACGCCGCTGCGGAGCAGAAGGTCCAGCTCGTGGTCCTGCCCGAGTTCTCCAACCACCTGTCGTGGTATGCGTCGCGCGCGCAGGCCCACGAGCTCGCCACCCGGCCCGGCGACGCGTTCCTGACCGCCGTCGCGGACCGCGCCCGCCGGCACGGCATCTGGATCAAGATCAACGTCACCCACGGGTACGCCGATGGCCGCACCGGAGGCACCAACTTCCTGGTCTCCCCGCACGGCGAGACGGTCGGATCGTGCGACAAGCAGACCCTGATGGGCGCGGAGAACGACTTCCTGGATCCGGCGCCCACGGCCGGCCCGGTGCTGGACACCCCGCTGGGCCGCCTCGGCATGTACGCCTGCATGGAGGGCGTGATCAACGAGGTGGCCCGCGGACTCGCATTGCGCGGCGCCCAGGTACTGCTGAACAGCCTGAACAGCTTCGCGCTGGACGAGGCGGATCTGCACATCCCGGTGCGTGCCGCGGAGAACAAGGTGTGGGTGGTGGCGGCCAACAAGGTCGGCCCGCTCCTCCCCCGCGACCAGCTGCCGGCCATCGCGGAGCGTCTCGGTGTGCCGCCGGAGTGGCTGCACGGCGCCGGCGAGAGCCAGATCGTCGCGCCGGACGGCACGGTGGTCGCGAAGGCGCCGCGCACCGGCGAGGCCGTCGTGGTCGCTGACATCGATGTGTCGCTCGCCGACGACAAGCGCCGCCCGGACGGCACGGACATCCTGGGCGGCCGGCGGCCGGCGCTGTACGCGCCGATCGCCGCCGAACCGGTGGGCCGCCGGCGGCCACCGGGCGCGCCCACGCTGGACGTCGCGGTGGTCCGCTCACTGGACCTGGTCTCCACGATCGCGCAGACCGCCCGCCTGCTCGTCCTGCCCGAGGCGGCCGGGTCGGCCGCGGAGATCGCCGCGGCGTTGGCCGGCACCGGAGCGCATGCGGTGACCAGCGACGACACCGGCGGCCTGCTGATCGACAGCAGCGGGATCGTCGCGCGCCAGCCGCGGCTGCACGGCCCCGCAGCGACCGGCAAGGAGATCGTGCCGGTCGACCTGGAGTGGGGACGGCTCGCGATCGTGGCCGGTGACGACGCGCTCTACCCGGAGACGTTCCGGCTGGCCGCGCTCCTGGACGCGGACGTGGTGGCGGTGCCCTACCGGGCGCAGGAGCCGTGGGAGCTGTCCCTGGGCCTGCCCGAGCGCGCCGCCGAGAACCGTCTCAACCTGGTCGTCGCGACACCGCTCGGCCAGCCCGCCGCGATCTTCGCGATGACCCCCGACTTCACGCTCTGGACGAAGTGGGAGGGGCCGTTCACCGGCCGCATCTCCACCCCGATCCGCACCGACATCGCGGCGGGCGACCCGGCCGGCACCGGCACGGTCAACCCGGCGCAGGCAGCGAACCGTCAGGTCTCGCGCAACACCGATCTCGTCGACGGCCGGCCGTGGCGGCTGGTCGGCGCACTTCTATAAGGGAGTTCTCAGTGGCGGAGACGATCCAGCACGTGGAGGACATGGTCGACGGCTCACCGGTCGTCGACGTACACGACACGTTCACCTATTACCGGCAGCTCCTCGCCGACCTGAAGGCGAAGATCGACGCCCGGTTCGAGCTCACCCGCGACCCGTCGACGGTGGACCTGGACACCTACGGCACGTACCCGGACGGGCCGGGCGGGTCGCTGGAGGCGTACTCCGGGCCGGAGATCGACTGGATGGTCCACTCCTGGATCGGCAACCCCGGCGCCAGCTTCGCCAACCTGCACCTGACCGCGTGGCTCGGCCCTCAGGTGAAAGTCCCACACCTCGGCATCGCGCTGCTGGTCTGGCCGGGCGGCTGGTTCTACCTCGACTCGGTGCCGCGGACCAACATGGTGGAGGACGCCTCCTACTTCGACGACTACTACGCGGATCTGGACGAGGAGTGGCTGGAGCTGCGGGCGGACCCGCAGTTCGAGTACTTCGTGAGCCGCGCCGGGTTCATCCGGGCCAGCCTGTCGCCGACCGCGTACTGCTACTCGTTCGAGCGCTCGCAGCGCAACCTGGAGATCGTGTCGCAGCGGGCGCACGCGCACGTCGACAGGTGGCTGCGCTGGGTGGACGAGGCCACCCCGGTCCCTGCCGGGGAGCGGGCCGCGCTGGCCGCCACCGACGAGACGATTCGCCGCAACATCGCCGAACGGGATCCGGCGAACGTGATGGGCGTCCGGTTCTTCGGCGAAGAGACCACGAACAAGCTGGTCCGGGCCCTCTGGGGCGGGGACCGGGTGCTGCCGAGGCCCGGGGTCGAGTGATGGGCGTCAGGTCGGTCTGGTGGGCCGCGGCCATCCCCGGCGCCGAGGCGCCGTTCGACACCGCGCACCTGCGGGTCTTCTATCCGGCCACGCCGACCGGATCGGACGCCGAGCGGCTCTCCGGGGTGTTCCCGGCGGACCCGGCCCAGGCCCCGTACCCGGTGGTGGTGATCGTCTCCGGGGTCAACGTGGGCCAGGAGGCCTACCGCTGGCTCGCGGTCGAGCTGGCCTCGCGCGGCTATGTGGCGGTGACCTACGACTGGGTGGGCGAGCTGTTCGGGGGCCTGAAAGGGATCACTCCCGGTGTGGAGCTGGCGGCCGCGAGACCGGATGCCTACGGGACCCGGGCCACCACGCCGTCGGTCCCCGCGATCCTCTCCGCCCTGGCGGACATCTCCGGGCCGGTCGCCGGGCTGCTCGACCTCGGCAGCGTGGGCCTGATCGGGCACTCGGCCGGCGGCACGGTCATCCTGCAGAGCGCCCGGTTCTTCCCGAGCGTCAAGGCGGTCGCCGCCTACGGCACCCACACCATGGTCGCCACGATGCTCGGCTGGCCGGCCGGCACCGTGCTCCCGGCTCAGGTCGACTGCCCGGTGCTGCTCATGAACGGTGAGAACGACGGCGTCATCAACGGCTCCGCCGACCGGTACGGCGAGGACGTCGCGACCCGGCGCGACCCGATCAGCCGGACGTTCGACGAGGCGCTGCCCGAGGCCGGCGGTGACACCGTGCAGGTCACGTTCGCGGGCGCCAACCACTTCGGGATCGTGCACCCGGTCGACGAGACCGCCGCCCGGGCCTTCCTCGATCTGCCGCACGCAACCGATCCGGCCGCCACCCGCGCGGCCCTGGCCGACGTCACCGCGGCGTTCCTCGACATCCACCTGCGCGGCGCGTCGCGCGACGCGCTCGACAAGGCCCTTCAGTCCCCCGACATCGCCGGGATCCGGCGGAGGTAACTGCCATGCTCAAGAACTTCTGGTACGCGGTGGAGTTCTCCGCTCACGTCACCACCAAGCCGGAACGCATCACCGTCCTCGGTCAGCACCTGGTCGTCTACCGCACGCCCCGGCAGGGCCGGGTGGTGGCGCTGAGCGACCTCTGCGTGCATCGGGGCGCGGCGCTCTCCGGCGGCTGGCTGAAGGATGACAAGATCGTCTGTCCCTATCACGGCTGGGAGTACGAGCCGGACGGCGCGTGCACGAAGATCCCGGCGAACCTGCCCGGACGGGGCATCCCCAAGAAGGCACGGGTCGATTCGTACCCCGTACAGGAGAAATATGGTTTTGTCTGGGTCTTCATGGGCGATCTCCCGGAGTCCGAGCGCCCGCCGATCCCGGTCTGGCCGGAGTTCGACGACCTGGTGGAGAACGGCGGCAAGTTCCGGGTCGTGACCGGCGAGTTCCTCTGGAACGCCAACTACGAGCGGATCCTGGAGAACGGCTGCGACATCGCGCACGCGCCGTTCGTGCACGCCGGCCGGTTCGGCAACCCGGAGATGCCGCAGGTGCCGGACTACGAGGTCGAGCACCCGGACGAGTGGTCCGCGTTCGCCACCGTCGACCTGCACCCGCCGAAACCGTCCGGTCTCTGGGGCAGGTTCGGCAGGCTGGTCGGCAACGACCTGAAGAAGCGGCCGCCGGTCGCCACGTCGGCCGGCTGGATGCTGCCCAACATGATCAAGCTGCACGTGCGGCTGCCGATCGGCGACATGGTCATCTACGACACCAACATCCCGATCGACGAGACGCACACCCTGGTCAAGTGGGTCGCGCTGCGCACCTTCTTCACCGGCAGGTGGGCCGACAAGGACGCGGTCAACCGGACCCTGCGGATCTTCTACGAGGACGCCGCGGTGGTCGACAAGGTGCGGCCCGAGCTGCTGCCGTTCGACCTCGGCGCCGAGCTGCACATCAAGAGCGACCTCATCGCGGTCGAGTACCGGCGGCGCCGGCAGGAACTGGCGGACAAGGGCTGGCTGCTCA is part of the Actinoplanes missouriensis 431 genome and encodes:
- a CDS encoding FAD-dependent oxidoreductase translates to MKRILVAGAGPVGLTAALALARRGFAVTVLEAGDELAAESRASTFHPPTLEMLDELGVGAELQALGLVSPTFAYRDRRAGLVAMLDLAVLAGDTRYPYRVQCEQSKLTPILLGHLLRLPQTEIRYGWPVAELIMNLDGVVAISADGRTAEGDWLIGADGAHSAVRKATGVTFDGITYPERFLVASVDEELTGWLDDLAAVNYVFDPVEWCVLLRTPDHWRVLLPTPVDTPDDEEHARLDSRLRGVVDPGRPWRIAHASMYRVHQRVATSFRTGRVLLAGDAAHVNNPLGGLGMNSGIHDAIAYASAIATGDDAAIWDTAAGRRRIALEYVQSVSHQNYERLRATDPDARAAHLDSLRAIAADPAKARAALLRSSMIASLRPVAA
- a CDS encoding aldehyde dehydrogenase family protein encodes the protein MIASLRRENPARFSEIVGTVPVSSPDAVDEVVRWADAEQRAWAARPLTDRLAALTRAAAAIEDAIEELAPLLARESGKVVGDCRGELGFAVRYLRWVVQHAPEVYGDRELDDDLGRLVERRRPFGVVAAVTPWNAPVILAMLKIAPALAAGNAIVVKPSPLAPLTVDRVIALFDAPIHAVHGGAETGAALVGHELVRKVAFTGGTAGGRAVAALAGDRLTPTVMELGGNDPAVLLDDASFDDDAMDRLVMASFATSGQVCMAAKRLYVPQSRLAAFVDAYTRAADRVLTTGDPLAPGVTMGPVISAAAQRAAQALTPPGAIPLGRFEADPATGYFVRPTLVAAPDPDAPLVIEEQFAPVVPVLGYPDEKTVLTWANAGELGLGASVWSADEEQAFAFARRFEAGFTFVNTHNRTGMSLRAPFGGVKRSGWGREYAHEGLTEYVQTCVIHAPAAFRPGTATPPGGPSAYPTG
- a CDS encoding Dabb family protein; translation: MHVVLMRFADGADAAKAKVRLEELAGVVPEIRSLRADLDELHTEVSWDLHLRTTHHDEADLRAYQAHPAHQELGAWLRPLLTSRAVIDYTQP
- a CDS encoding nitrilase-related carbon-nitrogen hydrolase, with protein sequence MPGVVRVAAAQIEAGQDVAANLAACLRVIDAAAEQKVQLVVLPEFSNHLSWYASRAQAHELATRPGDAFLTAVADRARRHGIWIKINVTHGYADGRTGGTNFLVSPHGETVGSCDKQTLMGAENDFLDPAPTAGPVLDTPLGRLGMYACMEGVINEVARGLALRGAQVLLNSLNSFALDEADLHIPVRAAENKVWVVAANKVGPLLPRDQLPAIAERLGVPPEWLHGAGESQIVAPDGTVVAKAPRTGEAVVVADIDVSLADDKRRPDGTDILGGRRPALYAPIAAEPVGRRRPPGAPTLDVAVVRSLDLVSTIAQTARLLVLPEAAGSAAEIAAALAGTGAHAVTSDDTGGLLIDSSGIVARQPRLHGPAATGKEIVPVDLEWGRLAIVAGDDALYPETFRLAALLDADVVAVPYRAQEPWELSLGLPERAAENRLNLVVATPLGQPAAIFAMTPDFTLWTKWEGPFTGRISTPIRTDIAAGDPAGTGTVNPAQAANRQVSRNTDLVDGRPWRLVGALL
- a CDS encoding oxidoreductase is translated as MAETIQHVEDMVDGSPVVDVHDTFTYYRQLLADLKAKIDARFELTRDPSTVDLDTYGTYPDGPGGSLEAYSGPEIDWMVHSWIGNPGASFANLHLTAWLGPQVKVPHLGIALLVWPGGWFYLDSVPRTNMVEDASYFDDYYADLDEEWLELRADPQFEYFVSRAGFIRASLSPTAYCYSFERSQRNLEIVSQRAHAHVDRWLRWVDEATPVPAGERAALAATDETIRRNIAERDPANVMGVRFFGEETTNKLVRALWGGDRVLPRPGVE
- a CDS encoding dienelactone hydrolase family protein, which produces MGVRSVWWAAAIPGAEAPFDTAHLRVFYPATPTGSDAERLSGVFPADPAQAPYPVVVIVSGVNVGQEAYRWLAVELASRGYVAVTYDWVGELFGGLKGITPGVELAAARPDAYGTRATTPSVPAILSALADISGPVAGLLDLGSVGLIGHSAGGTVILQSARFFPSVKAVAAYGTHTMVATMLGWPAGTVLPAQVDCPVLLMNGENDGVINGSADRYGEDVATRRDPISRTFDEALPEAGGDTVQVTFAGANHFGIVHPVDETAARAFLDLPHATDPAATRAALADVTAAFLDIHLRGASRDALDKALQSPDIAGIRRR
- a CDS encoding aromatic ring-hydroxylating dioxygenase subunit alpha — protein: MLKNFWYAVEFSAHVTTKPERITVLGQHLVVYRTPRQGRVVALSDLCVHRGAALSGGWLKDDKIVCPYHGWEYEPDGACTKIPANLPGRGIPKKARVDSYPVQEKYGFVWVFMGDLPESERPPIPVWPEFDDLVENGGKFRVVTGEFLWNANYERILENGCDIAHAPFVHAGRFGNPEMPQVPDYEVEHPDEWSAFATVDLHPPKPSGLWGRFGRLVGNDLKKRPPVATSAGWMLPNMIKLHVRLPIGDMVIYDTNIPIDETHTLVKWVALRTFFTGRWADKDAVNRTLRIFYEDAAVVDKVRPELLPFDLGAELHIKSDLIAVEYRRRRQELADKGWLLNEEDFITGDVPRRTATVIPSPARRESPELARAWVHKARGEHPTVAAARLMGQDDSEETP